In Legionella sp. PATHC035, a genomic segment contains:
- a CDS encoding beta-ketoacyl synthase N-terminal-like domain-containing protein, with protein sequence MNDTTTLKKSLLMIQKLKKLLQEQNEQSFDPVAIIGMSCRLPTANTPQEFWELLCQGKQVISSIPDERWELLKGTREPEQRDVNLPYWGGYLQQIEAFDAYFFGISPREAMRMDPQQRILMEVAYESLEDAGLTVETLAGSNMGVFSSLYASQFSHLQKLDSDMDALFIPTGSAISMAANRLSYLFDLRGPSLVLDTACSSSLIAIQLACLNLQAKLCDTALVSAVNINLLPSIHAVLAKATMLSPTGQCHTFDAKADGYVQGEGAGSIVLKPLSKALKDQDKIYAVITGGAINQDGKTNGLTAPNGLQQEQLLRSAYRAAKTDPAHIAYIECHGTGTFLGDPIEVQALGEVIGNNRNPEKPCWISSVKTNVGHLEPAAGIISVIKVALALKKGLLPPHLNFTEANPHIPFDRYSLRIPQQTEPLPRYGDKCIAGVSGFGFGGANAHLVLQEHSVNEQPDCTQALTRDKELFTISAKEPAALSALIGLWCDFLKNNPETNLAQLCYNLHLKRSHYVHRLAIISTSIADLYQKLEILRADPHTKNKQIFINQELKKSNSPLKISEFATIDLPLLAKNYINHAQVDWKKFEAQRTYMPLDMPFYPWQRKTHWPTFEQIATSKHGNTNHPMRGRVLSSPLSARQFEFVFDTKTLPEVQDTFYVLHAGYYLEMLAYASEKLQPIGSFSIHHLNYLSPILVLDGKTVLVHLIIEQDENNALSFRFFSSDGTEHWIEHATGCLALHAPTRNEFEQAKLKLMQGLPASGTMEHFYNRITEMGMPAGGTIRWAHQYWVNNNELFCELREPKAAERGKQFVTQMHPGIIDACIQTLFLLLPEQLSKPYIASHMGTVEFYGSAEDQRYIHTVLKELHPEGKHIIADWYLLDKHYRVIAQCHDLRMTVLNDTLQINQIMEIQSQFQLDLSLPYEACKHQLIHYLTEQFAMIFSMPQHDISPFQSLHELGMDSLMALAVIRIIETNLNVTYSLPLMMQGPSINEIAEYVLSSQWLGTKIEPKPQKRLDNLWIANRKIQENAQVRLFCFPYGGGGASIYREWQQEFPDYIEVCPVQLPGRENRMEEQPLDNLDNLISLLAHQLHPQFDLPFAFFGHSFGSLIGFELTRYLRRHHFATPVHLFASAYPDPRVPSKSLTNLLAKLQHFNINLFDLNSERLGELDDQQLTTLSSVFQENGIVDYSDERMNKSIIKVLLPIFIGDMNIVKSYAYRDELPLKLDSTVFLGTHDAWVAPEDHFGWSNHFLKPCEFQQFDSGHLFIREKEIRSKIIQKITDKLSCFNTAECEIQ encoded by the coding sequence ATGAATGATACCACTACTTTAAAAAAATCATTGTTGATGATTCAAAAGCTTAAAAAACTTTTGCAGGAACAAAATGAACAATCATTTGATCCCGTTGCGATTATTGGGATGAGCTGTCGTTTACCCACAGCAAATACCCCGCAAGAATTTTGGGAGTTATTATGCCAAGGTAAACAGGTCATTTCTTCAATCCCCGATGAACGTTGGGAGCTGCTAAAAGGAACTCGAGAACCCGAACAACGTGATGTCAATTTACCTTATTGGGGTGGCTACTTGCAGCAGATTGAGGCGTTTGATGCCTATTTTTTTGGCATAAGCCCCCGCGAAGCCATGCGCATGGATCCGCAACAACGTATTTTAATGGAGGTCGCTTATGAATCCCTTGAAGACGCTGGTTTAACTGTTGAAACCTTAGCCGGCTCCAATATGGGCGTTTTTTCGAGCTTATACGCAAGCCAGTTCAGTCATCTACAAAAGCTGGACTCAGATATGGATGCTTTGTTTATTCCTACAGGAAGTGCCATCAGTATGGCAGCCAATCGCTTATCGTATTTATTCGATTTGCGGGGTCCTAGCCTGGTATTAGATACTGCATGCTCCTCTTCACTGATTGCCATACAATTAGCATGCCTCAACTTACAGGCAAAATTATGTGATACCGCCCTGGTCAGCGCAGTGAATATCAATTTATTACCCTCCATTCACGCGGTTTTAGCCAAAGCAACGATGCTCTCGCCAACTGGACAGTGCCACACTTTTGATGCCAAAGCGGATGGTTATGTGCAAGGCGAAGGAGCAGGCTCCATTGTGCTCAAACCACTTTCCAAAGCATTAAAGGATCAAGACAAAATCTATGCCGTGATCACCGGAGGGGCGATAAATCAAGATGGCAAAACAAATGGTTTAACCGCCCCCAACGGTTTGCAACAAGAACAATTATTACGTTCCGCCTATCGAGCAGCCAAAACAGACCCTGCGCACATTGCCTATATCGAATGTCATGGAACAGGAACCTTTTTGGGGGATCCTATTGAAGTGCAGGCTTTGGGAGAGGTGATTGGCAACAATCGTAATCCTGAAAAACCCTGCTGGATTAGCTCAGTCAAAACCAACGTAGGCCATCTGGAACCTGCAGCAGGTATTATCAGTGTGATTAAGGTGGCTTTAGCTTTAAAAAAAGGGTTGCTTCCCCCCCACCTTAATTTTACAGAGGCAAACCCGCATATCCCCTTTGATCGTTATTCTTTGCGTATCCCGCAGCAAACAGAACCATTACCTCGCTATGGTGATAAGTGCATTGCGGGCGTGAGTGGCTTTGGTTTTGGTGGTGCCAATGCCCATCTTGTACTCCAGGAACATTCTGTAAATGAGCAACCTGACTGCACACAGGCCCTCACTCGAGATAAAGAATTATTTACCATTTCGGCAAAAGAGCCTGCTGCATTATCTGCTTTGATTGGGCTTTGGTGTGATTTTTTAAAAAACAATCCAGAAACGAACCTGGCGCAACTCTGCTACAACCTCCATCTCAAACGTTCCCATTACGTACATCGTCTCGCCATAATCAGCACCTCAATTGCGGATCTTTACCAAAAGCTGGAGATTTTACGTGCCGATCCTCATACGAAAAATAAACAGATATTTATCAATCAGGAACTGAAAAAATCCAACAGCCCGCTGAAAATATCGGAGTTTGCGACCATAGACTTACCGCTTTTAGCGAAAAACTATATCAACCATGCACAGGTTGATTGGAAGAAATTTGAAGCACAACGAACTTACATGCCTCTGGATATGCCGTTTTATCCATGGCAGCGTAAAACTCATTGGCCAACTTTCGAGCAAATCGCGACAAGCAAACATGGCAATACCAACCATCCTATGCGAGGAAGAGTCCTTTCTTCGCCTTTATCCGCCCGACAATTTGAGTTTGTCTTTGATACCAAAACACTGCCGGAGGTTCAGGATACTTTTTATGTTTTGCATGCAGGCTATTATCTGGAAATGTTAGCTTATGCCTCCGAGAAACTACAACCAATAGGCTCCTTTAGCATACATCATCTTAATTATTTATCCCCTATATTAGTTCTGGATGGAAAAACCGTCTTGGTCCACTTAATCATCGAACAGGATGAAAATAATGCATTATCTTTTCGTTTTTTCAGCAGTGATGGCACCGAACATTGGATAGAACATGCAACTGGATGCTTAGCTCTGCATGCTCCCACTCGCAACGAATTCGAACAAGCCAAGCTCAAGCTGATGCAAGGACTTCCTGCGTCAGGAACTATGGAACATTTTTACAACCGCATCACAGAAATGGGGATGCCCGCCGGTGGGACCATTCGTTGGGCACATCAATATTGGGTCAATAACAATGAATTGTTTTGTGAATTACGCGAACCTAAAGCTGCAGAGCGTGGAAAGCAATTTGTAACGCAAATGCATCCAGGAATCATCGATGCTTGCATTCAAACTCTCTTTTTATTATTGCCAGAACAATTGTCTAAACCCTATATTGCATCACATATGGGCACTGTAGAATTTTATGGTTCTGCAGAAGACCAACGATACATTCACACCGTATTAAAAGAACTCCATCCGGAAGGGAAGCATATCATTGCGGACTGGTACTTGTTGGATAAACACTATAGGGTGATTGCTCAATGCCATGATCTACGCATGACCGTACTCAACGATACCCTACAAATTAATCAAATTATGGAGATCCAGTCTCAATTCCAACTCGATTTATCTTTACCTTATGAGGCATGTAAACATCAATTGATTCATTATTTGACTGAACAATTCGCGATGATTTTTTCGATGCCACAACATGACATTAGCCCCTTCCAATCCTTGCATGAATTAGGGATGGATTCGCTGATGGCCTTAGCGGTAATCCGAATCATAGAAACCAATTTGAACGTTACTTATTCTTTACCGCTCATGATGCAAGGGCCATCCATTAATGAGATTGCTGAGTATGTGTTATCAAGCCAATGGCTAGGCACGAAAATAGAGCCTAAGCCACAAAAACGTTTAGATAATCTGTGGATTGCCAATCGAAAAATTCAAGAAAATGCTCAAGTTCGCTTGTTTTGTTTTCCCTATGGCGGTGGTGGCGCCTCCATTTATCGTGAGTGGCAGCAGGAGTTCCCCGATTATATTGAAGTATGCCCGGTACAGTTGCCAGGTAGAGAAAATCGGATGGAAGAGCAACCCCTAGATAATCTTGATAATCTGATTTCTTTGTTGGCCCATCAGCTGCATCCCCAATTTGATTTACCATTTGCCTTTTTCGGCCATAGTTTTGGTTCACTGATTGGATTTGAGCTCACTCGGTATTTGCGTCGCCATCACTTTGCCACCCCGGTCCATCTTTTTGCATCAGCTTATCCTGATCCCCGGGTCCCCTCCAAAAGTTTGACGAATCTGCTGGCAAAACTACAACACTTCAATATCAATTTATTTGATTTAAATTCAGAACGACTCGGTGAATTAGACGACCAACAATTAACGACTTTATCCAGCGTATTTCAAGAAAATGGTATTGTTGATTACAGCGATGAGCGAATGAACAAAAGCATTATTAAGGTATTATTACCCATTTTTATCGGTGATATGAACATTGTAAAAAGTTATGCTTATCGTGATGAATTACCGTTAAAACTGGATTCCACTGTATTTTTAGGGACACACGATGCCTGGGTCGCTCCCGAAGATCATTTTGGATGGAGCAATCACTTCTTGAAACCCTGTGAATTTCAACAATTTGACAGCGGACATCTGTTTATAAGAGAAAAAGAAATAAGATCGAAAATCATTCAAAAAATTACCGATAAGCTCTCGTGTTTTAATACGGCAGAATGTGAGATCCAATAG
- a CDS encoding OmpP1/FadL family transporter, giving the protein MRQLSQFSLAISVFCLSSPVSAHSDFSLPFVNTAGLGVAYADWATADSDASTAYTNPAGLVKLRHQQIVANLLGVTGTARFTGTSVTPPSPSPFPFPIVQSGVARSQIKAFMPSFYYAAPVNQRITLGLNFTTPFALGTNYGSSRSSIARYASTRSQVVGIDVGPSVGVKLTDRFSLGAGFDALHLAFTLNNMYGPPISFPYDSRLENHLSGWGYGGHGGLLFDLSSATRIGLSYYSKISITTKGHSTVHVPFGGVFRTNQQETKAALPARAQLSVQHDFTRRWTGMATVFYTNWRTFNQITMEHTETPFGVTIPVTIPFNYHNSVDYAVGATFKTTEKLLLRGGIQFMSTPSNDRDRGIADPVGTATILAVGAHFQPTENLGYDVGVGHSFFNQMPVNLITPVTSLKGHNNTQTTVIGGQITWSFA; this is encoded by the coding sequence GTGCGCCAATTGTCCCAGTTTTCCCTAGCGATCTCTGTTTTCTGTCTTTCTTCACCTGTTTCGGCACATTCCGATTTTAGTTTGCCTTTTGTTAATACCGCGGGCTTAGGGGTGGCTTATGCAGATTGGGCAACTGCTGATAGTGATGCAAGTACGGCTTACACAAATCCGGCAGGACTGGTGAAGCTGCGTCATCAACAAATAGTGGCTAATTTATTAGGTGTCACAGGGACAGCACGTTTTACAGGGACTTCAGTTACACCTCCATCTCCATCCCCATTTCCTTTCCCCATTGTTCAATCTGGGGTAGCGCGCAGTCAAATTAAAGCGTTCATGCCTTCATTTTATTATGCTGCTCCTGTTAATCAGCGCATTACATTGGGTTTAAACTTTACGACCCCATTCGCTTTAGGTACGAATTATGGCTCCTCACGCTCCTCCATTGCGCGTTATGCATCCACGCGTTCCCAAGTGGTGGGGATTGATGTAGGTCCAAGTGTGGGTGTGAAGCTAACGGATCGTTTTTCTCTAGGCGCGGGATTTGATGCACTTCATTTGGCATTTACACTCAATAATATGTATGGTCCACCTATTTCTTTTCCTTACGATTCACGACTTGAGAATCATTTAAGTGGCTGGGGATACGGTGGGCATGGTGGTTTGTTATTTGATTTGTCATCGGCAACTCGGATTGGATTAAGTTACTACTCTAAAATCTCAATTACGACTAAAGGGCACAGCACTGTTCATGTCCCTTTCGGAGGTGTCTTCAGAACAAATCAACAAGAAACCAAAGCTGCTTTGCCTGCTCGAGCTCAATTGAGTGTGCAACATGATTTTACCCGACGATGGACGGGTATGGCCACGGTATTTTACACCAATTGGAGAACATTTAATCAAATAACAATGGAGCATACGGAAACTCCTTTTGGAGTAACAATTCCAGTAACCATTCCCTTCAATTACCACAATTCTGTTGATTATGCAGTCGGAGCCACGTTTAAAACAACCGAAAAATTGTTGTTACGAGGTGGGATCCAATTTATGAGTACTCCTTCTAATGATCGCGATCGAGGCATTGCAGATCCGGTAGGAACTGCAACTATCCTGGCTGTGGGAGCCCATTTTCAACCTACTGAGAATTTAGGCTATGATGTGGGTGTCGGTCATTCATTTTTTAACCAAATGCCGGTGAATCTCATTACTCCAGTGACCTCTCTTAAAGGGCATAACAACACGCAAACAACTGTAATTGGTGGACAAATTACCTGGAGTTTTGCATAA
- a CDS encoding beta-ketoacyl synthase N-terminal-like domain-containing protein gives MSQDSAGNSPTDTIISKLLLNYQNSPQKPAYRLLSKDKELNVITYEELIARVFHLAYQIQQNANPKDRIILCAQPGIDFIVGFFACLATGTIAVPLVPPFNKMMANRFLHIIENVQPQLILFDVMTSRGLNIAQKINRFIPNRLKSFVGLSDKHEQLFKTLKSIEINMLIITHDIKIDITQITPYPVLCDDIAFIQYTSGSTAEPKGVLVSHGNLVDNSEIIKYACQTSDNTICYSWLPPYHDMGLIAGVIQPIYVGGTSVLLPTLDFIAKPSRWMEGISKYRCTLTGGPNFAYELCASKETKEHIATLDLSCLQVAANGAEPINPKTMDFFYTTFASAGLKKNALLPCYGLAESTVMTSSKFALSEEIRLSVNSEQLKLNKVDINPGDGASTCLESSGTPLMPLKIVNPDLLTECGELEIGEIWIQGKSVAKGYYNNPEETAKTFHAHLAHDPSNENYLRSGDLGFLYQNELFVCGRIKDMIIIRGQNYYPQDIELSVFHADPTIRKGCVIAYADQVEDEEILVVVAELKPKTAPQTYPEIVERINQRLSQDSHITAKAIHLVPAKSIPKTSSGKLQRRRCKQFIQEHHLLPLYRFIASEAQDRLQVDEHEVNAVKNPSQWFEGFKQLTKEEQRLAIKDLVLTSVAHYIPMEDTPIDLSKGFFDLGLDSINAVELINLLQTKLGNALILESSLLFNFPNIQAVIDYMYEELSSKKEEPQRSTPEHSKNLRSPWHEEIAVIGMSCQFPGAKDIDEFWQLLAEGKDGVREIPKERWFSEYYSNRSPEALNSLPPLKGGCIDGITEFDAGFFSISPREALLLDPQQRLLLTNAWRALENAACDPRQLRGSSTGVFIGISSHDYEHIIFSHKELIIHPHVATGNAASSASGRLSYALGLQGPSMAIDTACSSSLVALHQACLSIRNEECGLAIVGGVNALLSLDLTLNLRKAGMLSPDGACKTFDASANGYVRGEGCGVVILKPLSAAQRDNDRVLAVIKASGINQDGASSGLTVPNGAAQKSLLQSVLIKSGLKSNDIDYIECHGTGTSLGDPIEIGAIGQVYGEHRELNHPLYLGAVKTNIGHLEAAAGIAGLIKTILALQHEQIPANLHFKLLNPHIRLNFPAEVMAVNKPWERGQNPRRAAISSFGFNGTNAHVIIEESAQDNKKEPIELPATPLFVLSAKTENSLQSLIGAYKDYLKTTKDSLADICYTAATGRSHFEWRIAIYAQSKQELIEQLGQTVAVETTLTEEIVIGGDLKSAYLNGKHVDWAANYAPYTHGLSKVILPTYCFEKNHYWLT, from the coding sequence ATGTCGCAAGATTCTGCTGGTAATAGCCCAACCGATACAATTATTTCCAAACTGTTGCTCAATTATCAAAACTCTCCGCAAAAACCGGCCTATCGGTTGTTAAGTAAGGATAAAGAGCTCAACGTCATAACCTATGAAGAACTGATCGCTAGAGTCTTTCATTTAGCTTACCAAATTCAACAAAACGCAAATCCCAAAGATCGAATCATTTTATGTGCTCAGCCCGGAATAGATTTTATCGTAGGATTTTTTGCTTGTTTGGCTACTGGGACAATTGCGGTGCCTTTGGTCCCACCGTTTAATAAAATGATGGCCAATCGATTTTTACATATTATCGAGAATGTTCAGCCACAATTAATTCTTTTTGACGTAATGACCTCAAGAGGTCTCAATATCGCGCAAAAAATAAATCGTTTTATTCCCAACAGATTAAAATCTTTTGTTGGCCTATCAGATAAGCATGAGCAGTTGTTTAAGACATTGAAATCCATTGAAATTAATATGTTGATTATTACTCATGATATAAAAATTGACATAACCCAGATCACACCTTATCCAGTTCTTTGTGATGATATCGCCTTTATCCAATATACTTCGGGCTCTACTGCTGAACCAAAAGGTGTTTTAGTCAGTCATGGTAACCTAGTCGATAACTCAGAAATTATTAAGTATGCCTGCCAGACCAGCGACAATACTATTTGCTACTCCTGGTTACCTCCTTATCATGATATGGGTTTAATTGCGGGCGTGATTCAGCCAATCTACGTGGGCGGGACTTCTGTGCTGTTACCCACTCTGGATTTCATAGCAAAACCATCCCGATGGATGGAAGGGATCTCAAAATATCGGTGCACACTAACTGGTGGCCCTAACTTTGCTTATGAATTATGCGCCTCAAAAGAAACTAAGGAACATATTGCAACATTGGACCTAAGTTGCCTGCAAGTAGCTGCGAATGGAGCAGAGCCCATTAATCCTAAAACGATGGATTTTTTCTATACCACGTTTGCTTCTGCTGGTCTGAAAAAGAACGCTTTATTACCTTGTTATGGCTTGGCCGAATCCACGGTAATGACCTCAAGTAAATTCGCGCTTTCAGAGGAAATTAGACTTTCTGTCAACTCGGAGCAATTAAAACTGAATAAGGTCGACATTAACCCAGGTGATGGTGCTTCTACTTGCCTGGAAAGTAGTGGAACCCCGCTGATGCCATTAAAAATCGTGAATCCAGACTTATTGACCGAATGTGGTGAATTAGAGATTGGCGAGATTTGGATTCAAGGTAAATCGGTAGCGAAAGGTTATTATAATAATCCAGAAGAAACCGCGAAAACCTTTCATGCACATTTAGCTCATGATCCCTCGAATGAAAACTACTTGCGAAGTGGTGATCTTGGATTTTTATACCAAAATGAGCTTTTCGTTTGTGGGCGAATAAAAGATATGATCATTATTCGTGGCCAAAATTATTACCCTCAAGACATCGAGTTATCCGTTTTTCATGCAGATCCTACGATACGAAAAGGATGTGTGATTGCCTATGCTGATCAAGTCGAAGATGAAGAAATTTTAGTAGTGGTTGCCGAGTTAAAGCCTAAAACCGCGCCACAAACGTATCCTGAGATCGTTGAACGTATCAATCAAAGACTAAGCCAAGACAGTCATATTACGGCTAAGGCCATCCATTTAGTACCGGCTAAATCGATTCCTAAAACAAGCAGTGGTAAGTTACAACGTAGACGTTGTAAACAATTTATTCAGGAACATCATTTGTTGCCCCTTTATCGTTTTATTGCCTCTGAAGCGCAAGATAGGCTGCAAGTTGATGAGCATGAGGTGAATGCAGTTAAAAATCCAAGTCAATGGTTCGAAGGATTTAAGCAGTTGACGAAGGAAGAGCAGCGATTGGCAATAAAAGATCTGGTGTTAACATCAGTTGCTCACTACATCCCTATGGAAGACACGCCCATCGACTTGAGTAAAGGATTTTTTGACCTAGGCCTTGATTCAATTAATGCCGTAGAATTAATTAATTTGTTACAGACAAAATTAGGCAATGCTTTAATCTTGGAGAGTTCGTTATTATTTAATTTTCCCAATATCCAGGCAGTAATTGATTATATGTATGAGGAGTTGAGCTCTAAAAAAGAAGAGCCTCAGCGATCGACGCCAGAGCATTCAAAAAATCTTCGATCGCCATGGCATGAAGAGATAGCTGTTATTGGTATGAGCTGCCAATTTCCAGGTGCTAAGGACATCGATGAATTTTGGCAACTTTTGGCGGAGGGAAAAGATGGGGTGCGAGAGATTCCCAAAGAGCGTTGGTTCTCTGAATATTACAGCAATCGATCCCCTGAGGCGTTGAATTCCTTACCGCCACTAAAAGGAGGCTGCATTGATGGCATTACCGAGTTTGATGCGGGTTTTTTCTCCATTTCACCTCGTGAGGCCTTGCTCTTGGATCCGCAACAACGCCTATTATTAACCAACGCATGGCGAGCCTTGGAAAATGCCGCGTGCGATCCGCGTCAATTACGTGGGAGTAGCACCGGGGTGTTTATTGGAATTTCGAGTCATGATTATGAACATATTATTTTTAGCCATAAAGAATTAATTATTCACCCTCACGTCGCAACGGGTAATGCGGCAAGCTCCGCTTCTGGACGACTGTCTTATGCTTTAGGGCTTCAAGGCCCAAGTATGGCCATTGATACAGCGTGCTCCTCGTCATTGGTTGCTCTTCATCAGGCGTGTTTGTCCATACGTAACGAAGAATGCGGGCTCGCCATCGTTGGCGGAGTGAATGCGCTCTTGTCTCTCGATCTCACCCTCAATTTAAGAAAAGCGGGGATGCTATCGCCCGATGGGGCATGTAAGACGTTTGATGCAAGTGCAAATGGTTATGTTCGCGGTGAAGGATGTGGCGTGGTTATTTTAAAACCTTTATCTGCAGCGCAAAGGGATAATGATCGAGTTTTAGCGGTTATCAAAGCATCCGGGATTAATCAGGATGGTGCGAGTAGTGGTCTAACGGTACCTAATGGTGCTGCGCAAAAATCACTATTGCAGTCTGTTTTGATTAAATCGGGATTAAAATCGAATGACATTGATTATATTGAGTGCCATGGAACAGGGACTTCTTTAGGGGATCCTATCGAGATCGGTGCAATAGGCCAGGTCTATGGTGAGCATAGGGAATTGAATCATCCGCTGTATTTGGGGGCGGTAAAAACCAACATTGGTCACTTGGAAGCTGCGGCGGGTATCGCCGGCCTTATCAAAACTATTTTGGCCTTACAGCATGAGCAAATTCCAGCGAATCTTCATTTTAAGCTGCTCAACCCGCATATTCGGTTAAACTTTCCTGCAGAAGTGATGGCCGTGAACAAGCCTTGGGAACGAGGCCAAAATCCTCGTCGGGCTGCTATCAGCTCTTTTGGCTTTAATGGGACTAATGCTCATGTGATCATTGAGGAGTCAGCTCAAGACAACAAAAAAGAACCGATTGAGTTACCTGCAACACCACTTTTTGTTTTATCTGCAAAAACGGAGAACTCGTTGCAGTCTTTGATAGGTGCCTATAAAGATTATTTGAAAACCACTAAGGACTCATTAGCCGATATATGCTACACGGCAGCTACAGGCCGTAGTCATTTCGAATGGCGGATAGCCATTTATGCTCAGAGTAAGCAGGAGTTGATTGAGCAATTAGGTCAAACCGTAGCCGTAGAAACTACGTTGACTGAAGAAATCGTTATTGGTGGCGATCTAAAAAGTGCTTATTTAAATGGCAAACACGTCGATTGGGCCGCGAATTATGCCCCCTATACTCATGGATTATCAAAAGTCATCTTACCGACTTATTGTTTTGAGAAGAACCATTATTGGTTGACGTAA